One genomic segment of Mycolicibacterium gilvum includes these proteins:
- the eccD gene encoding type VII secretion integral membrane protein EccD — translation MTATASPSSPAAVTPGRPTTTRVTILTGRRMTDLVLPSAAPIETYVDETVAVLGDILSDTPPDVLAGFDFTAQGVWSFARPGAPPIKLTDSLDDAGVVDGSLLTVVSVSRTERYRPLVEDVIDAIAVLDETPEFDRRALYRFVGVVLPLVALLTTVMAVLSWSSTGRDWWWAAALGVLGAGLLGGSALSQRRYGNLDMAESLLVSALVTMTGAVVLAVPLPDGVESLGAPQVAGAGALILLMVLATRGGPHRRAEVAAFLAVVALALTFAAVAYGYGWNAWVPAGAIAFGLIVVTNAAKMTVAVARIALPPIPAPGESVTNDELLDPVATTDASEESETWQAIIASVPDSAARLTERSRLAKRLLIGFLTAGALILVLGSVFVVVQGHFFVHSMIVAGLVTMLAGFRSRLYVERWCAWALMAAAVAIPSGIAVRMSLWYPDRAWWVLGIYTVAAAVALIVVGATDGVRRISPVTKRILELLDGATIAAVIPLLLWISGVYDVLRNLRF, via the coding sequence TTGACCGCGACCGCATCGCCGTCCTCACCGGCGGCCGTCACGCCCGGTCGGCCCACGACCACCCGAGTGACGATTCTGACCGGGCGTCGCATGACGGACCTGGTGCTCCCGTCGGCCGCGCCGATCGAGACCTACGTCGACGAGACGGTCGCCGTGCTGGGCGACATCCTGTCGGACACGCCACCGGATGTTTTGGCGGGCTTCGACTTCACAGCTCAGGGCGTGTGGTCGTTCGCACGGCCGGGAGCGCCACCGATCAAGCTGACCGACTCACTCGACGACGCCGGTGTGGTCGACGGGTCACTGCTCACCGTCGTATCGGTCAGTCGGACCGAACGCTATCGGCCTTTGGTCGAGGACGTGATCGACGCGATCGCCGTCCTCGATGAGACCCCGGAGTTCGACCGTCGGGCGCTGTATCGCTTCGTCGGGGTTGTTCTCCCACTGGTCGCGCTGTTGACCACTGTCATGGCGGTTTTGTCATGGTCGTCGACCGGTCGCGACTGGTGGTGGGCGGCGGCGCTCGGCGTCCTCGGGGCCGGGTTACTGGGGGGCAGCGCTCTGTCGCAGAGGCGGTACGGCAATCTCGACATGGCCGAGAGCCTGCTGGTGTCAGCGCTGGTGACGATGACAGGTGCGGTGGTGCTCGCCGTTCCACTGCCTGATGGCGTGGAATCCCTTGGGGCGCCCCAGGTTGCCGGAGCCGGTGCACTGATCCTGCTGATGGTGCTGGCCACCCGCGGAGGGCCGCACCGACGGGCGGAGGTGGCCGCGTTCCTCGCGGTGGTCGCACTCGCGCTGACGTTCGCCGCTGTCGCGTACGGGTACGGGTGGAACGCGTGGGTGCCGGCGGGGGCCATCGCGTTCGGGCTGATCGTCGTCACCAACGCGGCGAAGATGACCGTGGCGGTGGCACGCATCGCGCTGCCGCCGATCCCGGCGCCGGGTGAGTCGGTGACCAACGATGAGCTTCTCGATCCGGTCGCGACCACGGATGCGTCAGAGGAGTCCGAGACCTGGCAGGCGATCATCGCGTCGGTACCCGACTCCGCGGCGCGACTGACCGAGCGCAGTCGGCTTGCGAAGAGGCTGCTGATCGGCTTCCTGACCGCCGGTGCACTGATCCTCGTGCTCGGCTCGGTGTTCGTTGTGGTGCAGGGGCATTTCTTCGTGCACAGCATGATCGTCGCCGGGCTGGTGACCATGCTGGCGGGGTTCCGCTCGCGGTTGTACGTGGAGCGGTGGTGTGCCTGGGCGCTGATGGCGGCGGCGGTGGCGATTCCGTCGGGGATCGCGGTCCGCATGAGTCTGTGGTATCCAGACCGCGCGTGGTGGGTGCTCGGGATCTACACCGTCGCGGCGGCGGTCGCCCTGATCGTCGTGGGCGCCACCGACGGCGTGCGGCGGATATCACCGGTCACCAAGCGGATCCTCGAATTACTGGACGGCGCAACAATCGCCGCAGTGATCCCGCTGCTGCTGTGGATCTCCGGCGTGTACGACGTCCTGCGAAACCTGCGGTTCTAG
- a CDS encoding type VII secretion target yields the protein MTRPLDVDTDHLRATAASFVAAAEQIAELDADAPLADAAAAVPALRTAAACAAAITTVLDDTTSIADRARTFGADLRSAAETYEATDDASAAQVDGVEAPATAPR from the coding sequence GTGACCCGGCCACTCGACGTCGACACCGATCACCTGCGGGCCACCGCGGCGTCTTTCGTCGCTGCCGCCGAGCAGATCGCAGAGCTGGATGCCGATGCGCCGCTGGCCGATGCGGCGGCAGCGGTACCGGCGTTGAGGACGGCGGCGGCCTGCGCTGCGGCGATCACCACGGTGCTCGACGACACGACGAGCATCGCCGACAGGGCGCGCACGTTCGGCGCCGACCTGCGGAGCGCCGCCGAGACCTACGAAGCCACGGATGATGCATCAGCTGCCCAGGTCGACGGGGTGGAGGCACCGGCTACCGCGCCCCGGTAG
- a CDS encoding YbaB/EbfC family nucleoid-associated protein: MSDDMHPEVAAVLKQARRLQELMDEQLEKMATGSFTAADETDTVEVTLNGHHWLKDVYIQDGLLRLGSETVEDRVNEALQKANAEATEAINADRERLDAVVAEITAGIADVNDG; the protein is encoded by the coding sequence GTGAGCGATGACATGCATCCAGAGGTGGCTGCGGTTCTGAAGCAGGCGAGGCGGTTGCAGGAGTTGATGGACGAGCAGCTCGAGAAGATGGCGACGGGATCCTTCACCGCGGCTGATGAGACCGACACTGTGGAAGTGACTCTCAACGGCCATCATTGGCTCAAGGACGTCTACATCCAGGACGGTCTGCTGCGGTTGGGATCCGAGACCGTCGAGGATCGGGTCAACGAGGCGCTGCAGAAGGCGAATGCCGAAGCGACCGAGGCGATCAACGCCGACCGTGAGCGGCTCGATGCCGTGGTCGCGGAGATCACCGCGGGCATCGCGGACGTGAACGATGGGTAG
- a CDS encoding PPE domain-containing protein gives MADGELKVDPNDLTTKAATVEGIPWGSDPAAVPLSDPDKLSSTTASVQNLVKNATALGAEQKWGQAESRRLAETLRLVAKAYQDVDEASSSNIDATIPGGASVSAPAPIPIGLNATPPPPVPQPMEPFGYVSDNDGSLDPIQTDKKLAEGDQGASLRAAATEWTANAARLTEAAIPFEVRMQNWEGVAAEAAYTKLKSFGGWLQALAGKWNQLAAEAEKLATAHDQAKAANAPIRIEFEALQSEFVKQGMAASQASRDRLQQLYRESEAVREIYANGGRPTPVQPPQPRPDSVAPTSPVTANGDPRDRGVPARTEDEERRDPWGAGEQPNAQGGGAPSGGEPQQPQTPQEAPVSPPVAEQPPQATQQSGQQESSPAGGQQGGGQQGGAPGGSPGGSPGGGSPGGGMPTTGKGTEPRLPTDPSLKPAAAGGGSSGGGGGGGGVPAGPLQPAVGAETVAPSPARPGAPIPMASAGSGGGGGAMGGGVGGMAPMHGAHGGGAGEKKRNPQLSVDESLYVEDRPHTEPVIGVRPRRRGTPEDGKRGETS, from the coding sequence GTGGCCGACGGCGAACTCAAGGTCGATCCCAACGACCTCACCACCAAGGCCGCCACGGTCGAGGGCATACCGTGGGGAAGCGATCCGGCCGCTGTCCCTCTGTCCGACCCGGACAAGCTCTCTTCGACAACGGCTTCCGTGCAGAATCTGGTCAAGAACGCTACGGCACTCGGCGCCGAACAGAAGTGGGGACAGGCCGAGAGCAGGCGGCTGGCCGAGACACTCAGACTGGTCGCGAAGGCGTACCAGGATGTCGACGAGGCATCGAGTAGCAACATCGACGCGACGATTCCCGGCGGTGCGTCCGTCTCCGCTCCGGCGCCCATCCCGATCGGGCTGAACGCGACACCCCCGCCGCCGGTGCCACAACCTATGGAGCCGTTCGGGTACGTGTCCGACAACGACGGCTCGCTCGACCCGATCCAGACCGACAAGAAGCTGGCCGAAGGCGACCAGGGCGCGTCCCTGCGCGCGGCGGCCACGGAATGGACCGCGAACGCCGCCAGGCTCACCGAAGCCGCCATACCTTTCGAAGTTCGAATGCAGAACTGGGAAGGTGTCGCCGCCGAGGCCGCGTATACGAAGCTGAAGTCCTTCGGCGGATGGCTCCAGGCACTCGCGGGGAAGTGGAACCAACTCGCTGCGGAAGCCGAGAAGTTGGCGACTGCTCACGACCAGGCCAAAGCTGCCAACGCGCCCATCCGGATCGAGTTCGAGGCGCTGCAATCAGAGTTCGTGAAGCAGGGGATGGCGGCGAGCCAAGCGTCCCGGGACCGTCTGCAGCAGCTGTACCGGGAGTCTGAAGCTGTCCGCGAGATATACGCCAACGGTGGCCGTCCAACGCCCGTGCAGCCGCCGCAGCCGCGACCGGACTCGGTGGCGCCGACTTCCCCGGTGACGGCGAACGGTGATCCACGAGATCGCGGTGTCCCCGCCCGGACCGAGGACGAGGAGCGCCGCGACCCGTGGGGTGCTGGAGAGCAACCGAACGCGCAGGGCGGCGGCGCGCCGTCCGGTGGCGAACCGCAGCAACCGCAGACGCCCCAGGAAGCACCGGTCTCCCCGCCTGTTGCTGAACAACCTCCGCAGGCCACACAACAGAGCGGCCAGCAAGAGAGTTCGCCGGCAGGTGGCCAGCAAGGCGGTGGGCAGCAGGGCGGCGCCCCGGGAGGATCACCAGGCGGATCACCGGGAGGTGGATCACCCGGAGGTGGTATGCCGACGACCGGCAAAGGCACCGAGCCGAGGTTACCGACCGATCCAAGCTTGAAACCTGCTGCGGCAGGCGGTGGTTCGAGCGGTGGCGGCGGTGGGGGCGGCGGAGTACCGGCCGGACCGTTGCAGCCGGCCGTCGGAGCGGAGACGGTGGCGCCCAGTCCGGCCAGACCAGGAGCGCCCATCCCGATGGCATCCGCCGGATCGGGCGGTGGTGGTGGCGCGATGGGCGGAGGCGTCGGTGGTATGGCGCCGATGCACGGTGCGCACGGCGGCGGGGCCGGTGAAAAGAAGCGCAATCCGCAACTGTCGGTGGATGAATCGCTCTATGTGGAGGATCGTCCGCACACAGAACCGGTGATCGGTGTTCGACCGCGGCGGCGGGGCACGCCTGAGGATGGCAAGAGGGGAGAAACATCGTGA